taaaataccagaaaagggcggataataataagagaattttccaaaatttttagaaatttttcgggaatttttcggagcttgtatggacgagtttacaggGATGAAAACTatgccccgggaaagcctgtttgggttatcctgtttaaacgaggaaaagttttatttttattatttttttctttttattttctctccCCGTGTGCCCTAACCGACgccattttcttctcttctttttccccTTGCGCCGGTTCCCTCTCCcgatcctcttctcctcttctccctcgCACGCACGCCCTCACTCCCTCTGCCGCCGGCGACAAGAGCCACCTCTCCTCTTCGCTGGCCGACGCAGACCCGGACTCCTATCTTCTGCCTTAGCGACGGCCGCCGCCTTGAGACCTAGATCTATCTCGGCCGTTGAGATCAGGACGCGCCACCGCCTTCTCGTGTCGCCCCGGTCGCTATAGTCGACGCCGACTCCTGCCGCCCTCCTGAGCCTTTCCTTCGATCGCCGAGAAGAGTCCTTTACCTCTGCCTTAGCGTCGTCTGGCATTCTCCCATCTCTGCTGACGACGCCACTCCCGCTGAGCAGCGCCGGTTGCCGCTCTCTGTGAGCCCTAGCTTGTGCCCAGGCACGACCATCCCGCGGCCACTACAGCCTGTCCTCGTGCGCTGCCCTGTTGATCACCGCCGACTCCTTGTTCTTGAGCCATGCCACCTGAGCCAACAAGGTGAGATTGTGCCCGAAGGATTTGGATTGGTGGAGCACCCGATTGTTTGATCTCAGGCTGTGGTGTTGTTTCTTATTTCCAGCAGGACCTCTAGCTTGTTCCGGCAGCCAACATCTTCGACTTtggatcaacagtgatacatTCAAATTGAGGTGAGGTTTGTTTTGTTTTCGGGTTGATGCAGAGTGATAATATTGTAGTAGTGGATTATTTTAATTTGTTGAGGAGAAGGAGATGTGTAAGGAatatgcatatgatatttttatatagaatggaaaccatattttattttattgtgttgATAGATTAGTGGTTGATGGTGGTTTATTGATGGTGGGTTGAGTGATTCATGGTGGTTATTCAATTTAATGGTTGTTATTCGGAACATAGAATTGATTATCAGATGTGAGAGTTTGATTGTTGGATTAGAGATGATTTATGTATAAAATTAATCTTGTGAAAGAATTATGGATTCATTGTTTAGTTGAATTTATTTGTTGGATTGTTAGTTTATATCTTGTTTAGAGAATTGAAGCATGTAAACCGAGTTGATTACATGGATCTAAGTAGAAGTTGTGATTCAATTATGACATGTTGATTtgggtgacacaggactttgacgcgagacgagtatcttgatgtcggatttggactggatacgATTcttctatatcggaggcgggtaccttgacttatctttttgatatgtcttgttgatatgtctagtaggtcatagcttttagtaataattatgttcgtcattgtttcggtatgtcacttttggatacctgtaacatgcttgtttgctcacctgatatgcattttatgctagtacccacatgattatatatatatatatgctcagagaagtagtgacataccatgcttgttatgttcagggcctaggtttttgatatcctatctgacctgtgtactttagatcttcgtatttgaccatcgatattatgatactcattttatgtatatggatatggttatgctgatcagtttattgccatgcttagtgtcatgcatcatgtttgcatgctgcgcgattgtcggctccactatggttgagcacatcgccagttacatgtactgcacacaccaccactcatgggttagtggtatattagacaggtgtgtggcggttctgctgtttggctccgttggtctgaggactcagcgtggtagccggcagacagttccgctctatttgtctccgctggcatttagtgtagcagcgtggtagccggcagacggtggactctgtttggctccgttggtcaggtgactcagcgtggtagccggcagagatacctccccgtcatcgtgtaccgggagatgagagcattgagctcccccatttatgatttggggtcagaggacaggagtactccgacagcattccgtccactcactcactcatcaggtgtagtgatggtagagtgcacggttgtcacaaccctactcactcggtctcaccattgtgtgtgagatgactgactggcgtcaggggtgaccaggacacatcattggcatcatacgcatttatgcatttactgcttgtgtttgctgcacttatatgctgcaatttggatggatgcatatgttttacatgcatacaggatttatgacacttccggtctgacgacctgattattctgataggtggccctggtgagtacagtactcttcagccttttctattttGCATTatcttcttttgttcaggagattgtactccatagttattactatttgttatagtttactatacatgtcaactaggtatctgctgagttgttgaactcacccccgtggacactatctttttcaggtactaggttgtttatgcagacgcttggagtatcctggctgtcgatccccacatcacatcagaagacatgtcttCGCGTTTGTGTACTTTTACTTCGGTATTTATAAttggtgtatttagctttgtgttccgattttaTTTCTGGAATTGTTATATtgttgtgttgtgttgttgtgtgttgtaagcctagccggctagcagtgatttatttggttttgtatgggctagtattttatgtttttccgctgtattggttttgatttcagccgagtgggctgtttaaaatatatataactgcgtgattgttGTTATacttgtccagccgtgtaggctgagattattatctacgtggttgtgtatatattccagccgcatgtggttgatgtatattgtgtctgtagaaatgcttcagattgtcacccgtacaggggaggtgctgtcgaaatttcttcggacagggatttcctcggggcgtgacattatCTACCTTTGCCTCCTAAATGTTTGAGATGAGCCATGTCCTTGGTGCGCTCCTTGCATCTTCCCCTCTTCTGGCATAAGCTTGGACTCGCTGCCTGCGTGCCAATGCAGGTAGCACCAACTTCGTCATTGACAGGAGCGACGATGCGATCTTCATCACCTTCTCCGGGACGCAAGCCGTCGCTTCGTCGTCTGGCCTTGGCAGAGGGTTCTTCGAACCTGTTTCCCTATATAGCAACACACACGACATCTTCGCACCGCTGGGAAGAGGCGAGGAGGATGACGACGGGAAGCCGCAGCCGATGCTCCTCCAGGCCAGTGCCCTCCGCTTGTTTATGAGCTTGTACCACACCTCCGAGTTCCAGGTCTGCGCTTGATCTTTTTTTCCTTAGATTAGGGTTTCCTCTGCTTCAGATTCAATCGAATTAgggtcatttttttaaaaaataattcaccAAATCATCTTAATCATATCATTAATTGAATATGTCGATCATTTTCCACGAGATTTGTTCCTCTAGTTTTTCTTAATGACTTCTTAGATCAGAGAAGAACATGAAAACATACGTCTGTTTCGCATGTAAGCAAGCTTCTTCTGCAGGGTCTATGGCAGACTGCAAAGGCATCAGGATTTTAGCCATGGCATCCTTGTTTATTGTTGTTTCTGTTCATGTCTATAGAACTACAGCAGAGTCGGAGATGCATATTTCTACATTATATGCTCCAAGAAGACTGCCCATTTTCTAACAAAGAGAGTCAACAAGTTTCAGTCAAAATAGGCTAATTTTTCCATGCCTGGAGAAGGCAGCAGAATCTTTGATGTCCTAGTAAGTTTGATATGCTTTCCATCATAAAATTAGCATGTGACCTCTTCGATACTCCTTTTGTTGTTTAGTTAGTATTAAGATAAGAAGTTCtgattttaaatcattaattagtATTAGGATGACGCCGAAGCCGCTGGACTACAAGTTGCTGAATGAGAATGTGAAGAAAGTTGCATATGCTGTCAAAGGGGAGCTTTACCTGCGGGCTTCGGAGTTGCAGAAGGAGGGGAAGAAGGTTATGATGCTTTCTCATACACAATTTTCGTTGATTGTGCCACAACATGATTTGagttaaatagaataaatttTATTGAAAGAGACTCTTATTTCGATTCCTGAAAGATCTgactttgattgttttttttttccattcttgTTATCTGGTTGAAGATATCTTCCTGGGTTATTTAGCACTGTATATGTTTGCTTTATTGCTTGTATCAAGATATGAAGTGCACATATgcctttgattctttttattgttagctTGTTGGGATGCCACTTGCGAGATTAAAATTTGAGGTTATAATACTGCACTCCCCTTGCAATTTATTCTTAAGAAACAAGATACAAGTTGGACTTACTTTCCATGAGATtggtttttttttgttgtttgcaGATTATTTTCACAAATGTCGGGAACCCTCATGCTCTCGGATAGAAGCCATTAACATTTCCCCGTCAGGTTTCCATTTTCTCTTTATTCTTTCTTAAAAACTATTTGTATCAAAGTGTTGATCATTCTTCTCTATTGCTTGACTTAAGGAACTCAGTGAGAAAAAATCATCTTCACAAGTCAAAAATTCCTTGTACATGGAGCAATTTCTCCTTCTCTGTGCTCCCTGAGATAAAGAGATATTTTCCATTAGATTTCTCTTTTTAATGGTGTAATTTTTTACTTATACTATTCTCCAGGTGGTAGCATTGTGCCAAGCTCCATTTCTATTGGATGACCCTAATGTCGGGCTTTTATTCCCAGCAAATGTCATTGCAAGAGCTAAACATTATCTTTCATTGAATTTGGGTGGTTTAGGTATTCACATATTCCTACAATTTTTAACTCGCAGTCTACTTAaaccttttcctttttgatgcaGTCTGTTTCTCAAGCTAAACTGCTTTGCAACTTGTTTCCTCTTGTTAACGGTGATCTGGAAAAGAAATGTATTCTGTACTTGTTTGTGCATTTGTAACCCAAGCAATTTTTATGTTGGCCTTTTCATAACATATGTGTCATATTCCAGTTTTTAGTTGTATCTTTATATGTAACAAACCCAAAACATCATCTGCAGGCCTTGTTATTTTTTTCATGTTGATGAGTAAATATTGTTTTAGTCATTCTGATAAGAATCTCAACTTTCTTTCGAGCAATCAGGTGCATATAGTGATTCTCGAGGACTTCCTGGAATTAGGAAAGAATTTGCAGAGTTCATTGAAAAATCTATGCATGAGTTGgacttttttatttcttcttctaagTCTTGACATTTTATATGGTCGATAAGTCATTTGCAAGGGATGTTCAATAGAACTATTAGATTATTAGAAGCAGGTATCAAACCAGTGTAAGTCCATTTGCATGTCTAAATATCATTTTGTTTATCATTCAGCcaccatattttattatcatcTTTTTTATGCCAGATATGTATTTGACGGTCAACCTCCAGAGCTGAAGAAACAAGAACTTGCCAAAAGGCTAATCTTTACAGTTTTGTCATTGtccccctccttttttttttgttgcaagataatgataatctttaagcttattttattctttagataTTTAAAGAGGAAAGATGCAACTAACGATCTGAACACAACAATTGAGGTCATTGCTTGTGTATAACAAGTACCTTTATTGGGACTCTTTAGTGTGCTAGAATTTCTTTTGCCGTCTtggttacatttgttgtttgcaGACTGGTGATTTGGAGGGAATTGAAAAGTACAGCAAAAGGACTGTCAAGGTAATCTTTGATATTCCTATTTTATTGGAAATTACCATGAGGATCTTATTGATTATGATGCAATCAATATAAAGTTAGCATGCTGATTATCTGTTTTCTTCATATGTAACATagagtttctttaaatatattttgaactttCAAATTACTTTCTTGAAGAATTTGATTCCAGTAGATGACTGTAGAGTTTTTTCATAGGTAACCAAGCAACATAATGAAGATTGTAAATGTCTCTTAAGACTAATGGGTGTGCCTACTATTGAGGTAAACTAGTCCACTTTCACTTATTGAATTCTTTATCCTTGCTACAAGAATTTGAACTAACAATGACACAATTTTACATTCTCTTGCAAACATTTCCTAAAGCTGCATGCAATTGCTTAATATACAAGTATTGTATCTCTAGTTTTAGAAGCTAAACTCATCTTTCTGATCTAAAGGCACCCTGTGAAGTAGAAGCTCAATCCGCAGCTCTTTGCAAAAGTGACAAGGTAAAATGATGCAATGTAAcacattctattttatttttttaactttaatatcCTAAACGTATTTGTTTGTTATCAATCTCTAGGTGTTTGCGGTTGCCTCAGAAAACATGGATACTTTAACTTTTGGGGTACCaaggtttctccatcatttaatGGATCCTAGTTCCAAAAAAATCTCTGTGATGGAATTTGACATTTCAAAGGTATATTTATTCTGCTTATTGTTAATTGAATTACTGTATTTattctcatccttattttttaggttcttgaagagctaagactcactatggatcagttcattgatttgtgtattctctctggatgtgattattgtgataacattaaaggtaaactttcttatgagatattgtacattcaacaagtttaacatacAAGGCTAGTACTCTACTACTTACTGTTTACGAAATTTGATAACTAATGTTCATTCAAATCTCTAGTATGATAAAGCTTGTGTGGTTGAATATGGTGTCAGTGCTACAACTGTTCCATGTCTATGTTACTTGGACTTGATATAGTTCAACATGAGTATGATCACAATCTCTGACATGgctatttttacaaattgtacaTGTGTTCAATAGGATTAATGATTGTTCACTCTTAGTGTCACTGTTTGAGTGTCATTATCCAAGTATCTATATCCAACGCGGATTTGGGCAGTTATGTCATGCTTtggaaattttcattttttttaaatgtttggtTGAAGGAAAAAAACTCTGtttctacatttgatgttccatGAAATAAATTATACACATACCTTTGCCCAATACCTCATTCTAACATTTGATGTTACATGACGCTTATTTAGTTGTTTCTGCATTATGCAAGGACTGACGGTTAAATTATATTTTGTGAATACCAGAGTTCTTTTCCTTTCAGACACAACCTTGATATTCCTCTTCCAATGTGTTACTCATGAATGCAACTGATTGAGAgaggatttattattattattattagaactATATTTCGATAAGGCTCCTTGAGTCACATGGAGTACATTAGTTGGAAGAGTTTCTCCATTTCTTCTAGCAGTGGCTAACAGTTCTGCAACATGTACAAATAGATACTCAAAGATTATGTTCAAGGGTAGTCATAAGTTTGAGTCAATGTAAAACTTGATGAAGTTGCAAAAAATCCTCTTTAAACCAGTCATTAGTTGAAAACGTAAGAGAAGGAGGAAAATTTGCAattgtctatttttttccctaactgGATAAAAGTAGTTTTTTAGTTGCTCTTATTCTTTGGTAGTCATATTTATAGTAATTTTGACTATAACCACCTCAAACATGCAACTTTGAGTATAAAATGGTCTGTTTCCTTGTATTGCTTATTTTCCAAGAATTCATGTTGTCATGTAGACTATAATATGGAATTATGGAATTTTATAAGTTTTGTTGAATTTTTCTTTTGCAGgtcgggcaattcgtgaggcttgagtttttttgatgcaagaagtgagctttgttagcaTGTAGCTTGCCTtactaatttgtaaattaaaagcgtgccatatggagaacaacaaatggaaaacatgtgatttaatgtatatggagaacagtaaaggaaaacatgtgtattttgatgagtaacaactcattttgtatatttttgtatatgtgtggctacaagatgaattatatattattttggatttaatgtagtaaatatttagttttgtattggtggtttgcttatagtaaaataagattggttgtttggtattaatgaacattaaagacaacagttaaaaatgttgtaaaaactatgtaaaccacaactatttttttttgaaaaaagtgataaaagacaacggttttatccgttgtaaaatatattaaaactgttatAAAAAAAAGCAAAacgagtaaatattatctaccacaacagtttatatctgttgtaaaaagagtctactacaacggtttatttctgttgttgaaattagctaccataacggttttaaaccgttgtcgtatctgtaggaccgtgatcgttcgatagaggggggggtgaatatcgattcgaaaactcgagtgtaaaagtacacagcggaaaagtaaatgaacacaattgattttacttcgttcagagcctgtgacgactcctactcaaaggcccgtactccttgagtactttcgttgggcaattcactagcaattcgaaatactattacaaattaaggtacagaaatgctaatggaaataaagtgataccgacaagaaaattaatcaaagaagaaggagcactttgtcgaggctttgttggcgtcgcaggagcgtagagcagcagagcaagtagTCGAAGCGTTCtcagttgtgtttgaagctccacccctggggcttcttttatatgctgctccgggcgccttgatcccttccgggcgccctggtgcgacgtcctggataaaattcacctccgggcgctcggatccctttcgggcgcccggacctccgggcgcccggacctccgggcgcccagacctcttATTttcagaaacttcctttcctgcaaaatagagttagtccgaggcaaatatatattctgcaaaacagattgttagcacaactaaagtaatatgatttaacaagaaaagagtatgacttagattccgtctttccgagaccggaatctagtcacgatctcgacttagatatccgaaatggatctaagccggatcgacgcctaatgttcccttcctgggaacgcgtcctcgcagtcactcccctccagtgatttacctcacttacctgccagacgtccggtcagtcgtcgacccgtctggacttcgtgccagctatccggtcagcccgtcgacctagctaggcttcgtgcctaagcgtccggtcagcccgtcgacccgcttggacttcgtgccagttatctggtcagcccatcgacctagctgggcttcgtgccagacatccggtcagcccgtcgacctgtctggacttatcctgcacactcgatcagagtgtcagacaacaacaaaactaacttaacccatttgtcattcatcaaaacctaggttagaccgttagtgctacccgcaccaacaatctcccactttttgatggaatgacaatctggttaagttagtggaaagatgcaaaataaataaaacaggtacatggtttttaaagttagttttggtgttttcaatttggtttagctaacttaaccacctaaccctccccctttggcattcatcaaaaataggcagtggtaaacaagcatagtgtagaggtATTGTAAAATTTGTAAATTTAAGAAACaactaattttggaaaatatataagtttgattcaaaattcaaagatactgataaaagtacactttttaaaaccaagttaaaaatagtcaagttgacctgGGGGAGTCTtagattaaaacaaaaaaaaatttgcttTAAAGTTTACTTTTTAgcttttgaaaaatagctaagttatgaAAAACTTCGATTTGCAGAGATAATAATTGcaataatgaattttaaaaggtacaagtttaaagttaatatacttttcaaacgtgtaaaatttttcaaatcagttttTCAAACTTagagtaacatttacttttcaaaaggtaaaatctaattttcaaattctaattttcaaacactaagttgaatctagtttttaagcaacataaaaaaaaaaccaagtaaaattttagccaaaataaatttgttaaagctaatttgatacaaactaagtttggaaagtttagttttcaagcatatgttaaaaaataaatttgtaataattttcaactttaaaatcaagttttaaaaatttggtGGGATTTTTTAAACTTCCAATTTTTCAAACActcagttaaatttaactttttgaaaactagtgttcaaaaataagttagttttaaaaaaaacatttttcaaacatacaaaattttaattaatttctccccctgaatttgacatttaaaattaaacagctgtctaaccaattaggtactaactaactatcagaagatagtagctttcacttggttagtcagattaagttgattataagcagccagtgtttgacttgactaatgaacttaatctgattaatgtctgatttgtatttaacgtccagacttatgctgatgcactgaattaagcatcttaagtccagacagttagcctatgcatctcacccgatctatattatcaatcagggaatcttatgattttgtgagatgaaattggatttttaattatggagttttggtttaacttgtgttagattcagatttagctttggtctctacaaatagacattcttcggataaacttctaagcttggtgagtcacatggacatcattagaagtaaccaacctttcgaggttttccgaatagtcctatccacggagcttagtactaaaccttggtctaactgattaggattcatttaagggtagcttcggtcagttccacttggccaaatgcaccagatcgaaaccatatctttctagacatgcgatgcccaagtttccctaacgtactatcatccaaaaacttcaccagtaccatgattcaagttaaacttggtctctaatcctaattaccctatcgggttagtttgttttaggttaccctgtcgggtaagttagttttggaggtgtcagctattctggagcctccccctgaattattagccattaatttaaatcttggttttaggtttgtgtcaattccttttatagttataattaacttggtgataatttatattttgttgagttttaatatttttaaatttttatttctttgatttgtgttttgggttttgatttagtttatttgagttaatatagtatattttttctttaggtatgtagtattgattaattcctacttgcgtggtcaaacacgctttcggaacccaagcttgattagttgatttgtattgagttattaatgacttaaaagttttatttgagttcgacttgtatccgagtccggttttattataacatgctttttgattgttcaggattaagtcaagattttttgatcttgttgtaaatttttctagcatttcttttaaattatttatttcattttttaatgataaattctcctcctcaagtgttagatcttgagttggatttgaatttttttatttgttccttgaggtcttgattttcctcaagaagtgatttgttttcattttctagtttaatcaatttattattcgaacaagaaataattttaaaaaatttacgaTTTAGGTTCAGGTATACCTCTTtcaaaccttcggaaacgagtacggactcgtggctcgattcgggttcggacccgtcttccgattcgtcttccgtttcagcttcgcgggccatcagcgtaaggtgactctggtgcttctgatcgtCTGCTTTTG
This genomic stretch from Zingiber officinale cultivar Zhangliang chromosome 7A, Zo_v1.1, whole genome shotgun sequence harbors:
- the LOC121999565 gene encoding flap endonuclease 1-A-like; this translates as MFNRTIRLLEAGIKPVYVFDGQPPELKKQELAKRYLKRKDATNDLNTTIETGDLEGIEKYSKRTVKVTKQHNEDCKCLLRLMGVPTIEAPCEVEAQSAALCKSDKVFAVASENMDTLTFGVPRFLHHLMDPSSKKISVMEFDISKVLEELRLTMDQFIDLCILSGCDYCDNIYDKACVVEYGVSATTVPCRAIREA